A window from Primulina eburnea isolate SZY01 chromosome 2, ASM2296580v1, whole genome shotgun sequence encodes these proteins:
- the LOC140823295 gene encoding auxin-induced protein 22B-like, with protein sequence MEANTVFGNDLNLKATELRLGLPGTEESEQLQSVKNNKRSSSEMDLSITQKGTGNQECDGPAPKAQVIGWPPVRSYRKNVLTKRLESDASGIFVKVSMDGAPYLRKIDINVYQNYLDLLKALENMFKCTIGVYSEREGYNGSEFAPTYEDKDGDWMLVGDVPWDMFIVSCKRLRIMKGSEAKGLGCL encoded by the exons ATGGAAGCGAATACGGTTTTTGGGAACGATCTAAATCTGAAAGCGACTGAGCTCAGATTAGGGTTACCAGGAACAGAAGAATCCGAGCAGCTTCAATCTGTCAAGAACAACAAGAGATCTTCTTCTGAAATGGATCTTTCAATTACCCAAAAGGGTACTGGAAACCAAGAATGCGACGGCCCAGCTCCGAA GGCACAAGTTATCGGTTGGCCACCGGTTCGATCTTACCGGAAGAATGTTTTGACGAAGAGGCTGGAATCTGATGCGTCTGGGATCTTTGTGAAAGTGAGCATGGATGGAGCTCCTTATCTAAGGAAGATTGACATTAATGTATACCAGAACTATTtggatctactcaaggcatTGGAGAACATGTTCAAGTGCACCATAGGTGTTTACTCGGAGAGGGAAGGGTACAATGGATCTGAATTTGCACCAACTTATGAAGACAAGGATGGGGATTGGATGCTAGTTGGAGATGTTCCATGGGATATGTTCATTGTTTCTTGCAAAAGGCTGAGGATTATGAAGGGATCTGAGGCTAAGGGATTGGGATGCTTGTAG
- the LOC140823297 gene encoding transcription factor UNE12 gives MANHSGETPSDDFLDQILGFPSYGAGAEPNLAGNDAGNMVAASSATMMLHLGSGDVSAHLGGVGMGVGIGGPYGGLGPAGGVGFPLGLSLDHGKGGFMKMDDASGSGKRFRDDILNSGASSSVKSGFHGQQIPNTGPPGPQPTAVRPRVRARRGQATDPHSIAERLRRERIAEKIRALQELVPSVNKTDRAAMLDEIVDYVKFLRLQVKVLSMSRLGGAGAVAPLVTDIPITSVEEEGINSGRAQPAWEKWSVDGTERQVAKLMEENVGAAMQFLQSKALCIMPISLASAIYHTQPPDTATFIKPESNPPS, from the exons ATGGCCAACCATTCAGGAGAAACGCCATCAGACGACTTCCTTGATCAAATCCTTGGATTTCCAAGCTACGGTGCCGGAGCCGAACCCAACTTGGCGGGAAACGATGCTGGCAACATGGTGGCTGCTTCCTCAGCTACGATGATGTTACATCTGGGCTCCGGAGATGTCTCTGCGCACCTAGGCGGAGTGGGGATGGGAGTTGGCATTGGAGGACCTTACGGAGGGCTTGGTCCAGCTGGTGGCGTCGGGTTTCCCTTGGGGTTGAGCTTGGATCATGGCAAGGGAGGGTTTATGAAAATGGACGATGCGTCGGGGAGTGGGAAAAGATTCCGAGACGACATTTTAAATTCCGGCGCTTCGTCTTCTGTTAAATCG GGTTTTCATGGACAGCAAATACCCAATACAGGTCCACCCGGGCCGCAGCCAACCGCAGTTCGGCCACGAGTTCGGGCTAGACGAGGCCAAGCTACAGATCCACACAGCATTGCTGAAAGG TTGCGCCGAGAAAGAATAGCAGAAAAGATAAGAGCGCTGCAAGAGTTGGTTCCAAGTGTCAACAAG ACTGATAGAGCAGCAATGCTTGATGAAATTGTGGATTATGTGAAGTTTTTGAGGCTCCAAGTAAAG GTGTTGAGCATGAGTAGATTGGGAGGAGCTGGTGCGGTGGCACCACTTGTGACTGACATTCCAATAACATCGGTAGAG GAAGAAGGCATTAACAGTGGACGAGCTCAGCCAGCATGGGAGAAGTGGTCAGTTGATGGTACAGAACGACAAGTTGCTAAGCTAATGGAAGAAAACGTCGGTGCTGCAATGCAATTTCTTCAATCCAAGGCACTCTGCATCATGCCCATCTCGCTAGCTTCAGCTATCTACCACACGCAACCTCCAGACACAGCCACATTCATCAAGCCCGAATCAAACCCCCCTTCATAA
- the LOC140823296 gene encoding protein OSB1, mitochondrial-like has translation MALQKTAALTKTLLLPQNPVQIPSFPLHFNKSAKKIRLKCSFDSNSGLYEYERFAGSVPQYPRPAEIPWKKELCNSVQLIGIVGSPVQIKHLPSGKVVAWSRLAVKKSQSETIWINLTFWDELAHVASEHVEKGHQIYVSGRLVSDIVESEDQKQQTYYKVVVQQLNFIEKSLSAVSLYTGDSNSPTPGRKQNNYAANSTGSPEELWQAFFANPMEWWDNRKNKRSPNYPDFKHKDTGEALWVEGRYNPPWVKSQLAVLDSKMESFHEQNSSKNVNFMTVDSLGPF, from the exons ATGGCGTTACAGAAGACAGCAGCATTAACGAAAACCCTTCTGCTGCCTCAAAACCCCGTCCAAATTCCCTCATTTCCACTTCACTTCAACAAATCAGCCAAAAAAATCCGATTGAAATGCTCTTTCGATAGTAATTCCGGGCTTTACGAATACGAGCGGTTTGCGGGTTCGGTTCCACAATATCCGAGACCGGCGGAGATTCCTTGGAAGAAGGAGCTCTGCAATTCGGTGCAGCTGATTGGCATTGTTGGGAGTCCCGTCCAAATCAAACACCTTCCTTCTGGTAAAGTCGTTGCATGGTCCCGCCTCGCGGTCAAGAAATCGCAAAGTGAAACCATTTG GATTAATTTGACTTTCTGGGATGAATTGGCTCACGTTGCTTCTGAGCATGTAGAGAAAGGTCACCAAATATATGTCTCAGGTCGCTTAGTCTCAGACATCGTTGAAAGTGAAGATCAGAAGCAGCAGACCTACTACAAG GTGGTTGTTCAGCAACTAAATTTCATAGAGAAGAGCCTCTCAGCTGTCTCATTGTACACGGGAGATTCTAATTCCCCTACACCAG GCAGGAAACAAAACAATTATGCTGCGAACTCTACTGGTTCACCGGAAGAACTGTGGCAAGCCTTTTTCGCCAATCCCATGGAATGGTGGGATAATAGGAAGAACAAG CGAAGCCCAAACTATCCAGACTTCAAGCACAAAGATACTGGGGAAGCATTATGGGTTGAAGGCAGGTATAATCCACCATGGGTAAAATCACAACTTGCTGTACTCGATTCAAAAATGGAGTCATTCCACGAGCAAAATTCCAGTAAGAATGTAAATTTTATGACTGTCGATAGTCTTGGGCCCTTTTAG